A portion of the Lolium rigidum isolate FL_2022 chromosome 1, APGP_CSIRO_Lrig_0.1, whole genome shotgun sequence genome contains these proteins:
- the LOC124707067 gene encoding uncharacterized protein LOC124707067 — translation MGNVEAVAAISPDLGDALAKVAVFTLVQGLVYLILRKSSDLFSTASGAASAARSRSFRPMRSMSVRRVLAAFSDVPFGAHDDGGSSTFTSSSPAAAVQIGATDRAD, via the coding sequence ATGGGGAACGTGGAGGCAGTGGCCGCGATCTCGCCGGACCTCGGCGACGCGCTGGCCAAGGTGGCCGTGTTCACGCTCGTGCAGGGGCTGGTCTACCTCATCCTGCGCAAGTCGTCGGACCTCTTCTCCACGGCCAGCGGCGCCGCTTCCGCGGCGAGGTCCCGGAGCTTCCGGCCGATGCGGAGCATGAGCGTCCGCCGCGTCCTGGCCGCGTTCTCCGACGTCCCCTTCGGCGCCCACGACGACGGTGGATCGTCCacgttcacgtcgtcgtcgccggcggcggcggtgcagaTTGGTGCTACTGACCGTGCAGACTAG